Within Halobacterium jilantaiense, the genomic segment GCCTCCGGGGCGTCTGGAGCACGAACGCGCTCGAACTCGGCGTCGACGTGGGCGGCCTCGACGCCGTCCTGCTGGACGGCTACCCCGGCACCCGGATGAACACGTTCCAGCGCGCCGGCCGGGCGGGCCGCGGCACCGACGACGCCGCCGTCGTCCTCGTCGCGGGCGAGGACCAGCTCGACCAGTACGTCGCCGCCAACCCGGGGGCGCTGTTCGACGGCGACCCGGAGCGCGCGGTGGTCGACCCCGCAAACGAGTTCCTGCTCGACGACCACCTGCGGTGTGCGGCCAGCGAGAACTGGCTGAAGCCCGAGGACCGCGAGTACTTCCCGCGGTTCGAGGAGCGAGTGAAGCGCCTCGAATCTGCGGGGGACCTCGAACAGCGCGCGACGAAGTACGGACTGCGGTGGGTCGACGACACCGACGGCAGCCCCCAGCACGAGATGAGCCTGCGCACCATCGACGACGCCGAGGTCCAGTTGCTCGACCCGAGCAACGACACGCTCGCCACCCTGGAACAGGCGGACGCGGTGCGGGACGCCCACCCGGGCGCAATCTACCACCACCAGGGCCAGCGCTACGAGGTCTCGGACCTCGACCTCGACCGGGGCGTGGCGAAGCTCTCCCCGACGTGGGCCGACCACTACACGCGGGTGCTCACCGAGAAGGACATCGAGGTGCACGCAGACCTCGACGAACGCACGCCGTTCGGCAGAGACGACGTTCCGGTCGGGTTCGCGGACATCACACTCACGACGCAGGTCACGGGCTACCAGCGCCGGGACGCCAAGCGCGGCGAAGCCCTCGACACCATCTCGCTCGACATGCCGCCCCAGGAACTGGAGACGAAGGCGCTGTACTTCGCGCTGCCCCCCGACATAGAGCAGCAGTTGCTCGCCGGCGGCGACCTCCCGGGCGGCATCCACGCCGCCGAACACGCGCTCATCTCGATGTTCCCGACGGAGTTCCTCTGCGACCGCGGCGACATCGGCGGCCTGTCGACGCCGGTCCACCCCCACACGGGTCGGCCGACCATCTTCGTCTACGACGGCTACCCGGGCGGCGTCGGCCTCACCCGCGAGGGCTTCCGGGCGATGGGGAGTCTGGCCGACAGCACGCTCTCGATGCTCCGAGCGTGTGACTGCGCGGACGGCTGTCCGGCGTGCGTGCAGTCCCCGCAGTGCGGGAACGCCAACGACCCACTGGACAAGGACCTCGCAGTCGACTGTCTGGCTGCGCTCACCGGAGACTGAACGCGACGGCCGACCGGTCGAGGACGGCCAGAGAGTGGTACCGGAGGAACGTCATCGTCGGCACGCTCACCGCGCCGACGGCGAGCAGGCCGACGACAGCCGCCACCGCGAGTGACAGCGCGCCGAGCGGCGACACCGCGCCGACGAACAGACCGCCGAGGCCGAACGGCACGGCGACGACGGCCACCGCGAAGCCCAGCGCGAGACTCGCGCCGAACAGCAACACGGCCTTCACGAGCACGTAGACGCCGAACTGCCGCCAGTCAGCGCGGACCTCGGGCCAGAGCCGCCGCCAGCCCGCGACGACACCGACGCCGTCGTCGACCATCAGCGGCACCACGAACGCCGTCGTGAACTCCGAAGCGACCGCGGACGCAGCGCCGACGACCGCCGCCAGCGGCACCGTGACGACCAGCAGCGCGAGCCAGGCCACCGGTCCGACGAGCAGGGCTGCGGCGACGGGGGCGACGACGAGCGCCACCGCGAGGAGGCCCGCGAACACCACGGCGAGCCGGAAACCGAGCAGCCGCAGTCCCGCCCCCAGCCACCGACGGAACGGTGTCGCGACCCGCACGTCACGGGAGCGTGCGACGTCCACGAGGACGAACTCCATGACTGCGCCGACGGCCGCGACGACGGCCGCAGCGGCGACCAAGGCCGCGCCGAGCAGGGCGAACGCGGCGACGAACTCCCCGACCGTGTACTCTCGCGTGAACTCCACGACCGCTTCCGGCGGGGCTTCGGCGGAGAACGTCGGGGTCTGGGGCGCGGACAGCCCCGCGAACGCCGTGATGACCGCAAGCCGGAGCCACGCCCCCAGGTCGAACGGCAACAGGAGGTCGCGGGTCTCCGCGAACGCCTCGTCGAGCGCGTCGACGGCGTACCACCTCATGCAGACGCGTTCACCGCCGGCCGCGAAAAAAGTGCAGGAGAGAGCCGTGCGCCTACTTCCGCTTCTTCTTCTTCCCCTTCTTCTCGCCGTTGCCGCCGTCGCTGGCGGCTTCCACGAGCGCTTCGAGGTCGAGGTGGCCGGCACCGTGGTAGGTCTCGCCCTCGTCCGGCAGGCTCGCGGTTTCTCGGACGAGTGACTCGACCGCCTCGACGCTGGCGTCCGGCCGCAGTGACCGGACGAGTGCGACCGCACCGGTGACCTGCGGCGCGGCCATCGAGGTGCCGGCTTTCCAGCCGTAGCCCGCGACGACCTCCCCGTCCGGAGTGGTCTCGTTGACCGTCGAGTACACGAGGTCGTTGTACGCGTCGGCGTTCCCGGCGCTGATGGCGTCGACGTCGTAGTTCCCGCCGCCCGCGCTCACGTCGACCGCAGACCCGTAGTTCGTGTACGGTGCCGGGTCGGTCGTCGGCTCGTCGAGGCGGTTGCCGGTGAGCCACTTGGCCTCGTTGTCGCTGTGCTTGCCGCCCCAGCCGTAGCCGATGGGGCCGGTCGCGCTCACGCCGAAGACGCCGTCGGCCTCCGTCGGGAGGCTGAGCGTGTTCTCGGCGTCCATGTCCAGCGACGCGTTGCCCGCGGAGTTGACGATTACCGTCCCCTGCGAGCGGACGTACGCCGCGACCTGACTGATGATCTGCTCCAGCGCGATCAGGCTCGGATACTCGACGGTGTCGGCGACCGTGTACCCGACGCTGTAGTTGATCGCGTCACAGCCGACCTGGGCGGCGTACTGCCAGCCGGCGAGACCGTCGCCTGCGTAGCCCTGCAGTCCGGAGAACATCCGGACGGCGACGATTTCGGTGTCCGGGGCCGTTCCGAGGACACCGCCACCGGGGCCGTCGTTGTCGTTCGTCGCGGCGATCGTGCCCGCGACGTGGGTGCCGTGGCTCCCCGCGCCGTTCGGACGGAAGTCGAAGCCGTCGCCCGTGATGTTCTTCGAGAGGTCCGCGTTCACCACGCCCGCCAGGTCGGGGTGGTCGTCGTACACGCCGGAGTCGACGACGGCGACGCGGGTCCCCTCGCCTGTCGCCGTGTCGTGGACGAAGTTGCCGCCGCCGGGCTTGTCGGTGAGTTCGCCGCTGAGGTCCTGCTCGCGTTTGTCCCACTGGTACTCGGTGTTGCTCGCCGGCCCGTCGTGGTTGTGGCTCGCGGAGTCACCCGCGGCAGTCGGGCCAGCGGCGTCGACGACCGCACCGGCTTCGTCGTCGCTGCGGTCGATTTTCACGTCTGGCGCGGTCGCCGTCGCGCTCCCGACCCGGGACTGGTCGCCGCGAGCGACCAGCACGTCGGCCGCCGAGAGGTCGTGGATGACTTCCACGTCCTCGGGAACGTCACCCCGATCTACTTTCCGGAGATTGATGAGGAATCGCTCGTCGGCGCTCGTCGCCGACGCGCCCCCCGCCCCGACCGCGAGCCCGCTCAGTGCTACGCCCGTGCCCTTCAGAAACGTCCGCCTGTGATAGCCTGCCATGGCTACTGTTTCCGTTTCTTTTGACCTACAAAATACGTTCCGACTGAAAATAGAAACTTAAATTTTAGTGACAGGTGACCGCTGGCTTCGAGAGGGGGGTCTGAGTACGTCGACCGGCGACCGCGACAAGACTTTAGACGGCGCACAGCTAACCCCAGTGCATGGTATCCGGTGGCGACCAGGACGACGACCGCGTACTCTCCCCCGAGGAACTCGACATCGAGGAACAGGAGGAGGTCGCGGCAATCGGGGAGGGCCGCTACGTCATCGGTCCCGACGGCCCGCCGAACGCACCCGCGGAGAGCGAACGCGAGGACACCGACGACGGCTCCGACGCCGAGAGCCAGGGGAACGCCGGCGCGCCGGAGCCAGCCGCGAGCCAGGAGGCGTCCGAACCACAGACCCAATCACAGTCCAGAGCGCCACCGCAGACCCAGACGCCGCCCGAACCACAGGTGACGGGCCGAGACGTCAAAGAGTGGCTCGGCGAGGAACTGGAGAGCCACGACGCACAGTACGCCTACCACATCGCCGCGAAGTACGGCGACAGCGTCGCCCACCAGCAGCTCGCGACCGACGACGTCGGTGCCGCGTTCGACGGCCTCCTCGTGTGGTACGCCCGCCAGCTCGCGGGGTCCACGTCCATCGACCGCGCGCTCGGCATCCTTCTCGGGGAGTCCAGCGTCCAGGTGAAGTACCCGACGAAGCGACTCGTCGCCTATCTGGAAGCCAACGACCTCGGCCCCGAGGACTCCATCCGGGAGCTCGTCGAGACCGTCGACGAACAGGACGGCCTGTCGTTCCCCCGGTAGCGCCGGCCGTCGCGCGCGCTCGAGCGAGGCGAACGCCGATTCCTGTCGGCCGTACCCACGAAACAGTTTTGAGTCTGCTCTCCCCTGTTTCAGCCACTGATGAACCTCGAAGACGCCGACCAGGTGGTCGAGGACGCCGCACACGTCGTGGAGTTCCAGCTCGGCGACGAGGTCTGCGCCATCGACATCGGCGCAGTCGACAGCATCGTCGAATCCAAGCAGGTCACTCGCGTGCCCCGGGCACCCGATGCCGTCGAGGGCGTGATGGACCTGCGCGGAGAGACCACCGCCATCGTCGACCCACGGGAGTTCCTCGCCATCGAGGGCGACCTCTCCTCGGACAACATCCTCGTGCTGGACCGCGCCGACGACAAGCAGAAGATCGGCCTGCGTGTCGCGGAGGTCACGGAGGTCTCGGGGTACGCCGAACACCAGATCGACCGCGGCGACCGGCTGGAACGCATCGGCACGTCCGCAATCGAGAGCGAACTCGTCCGCGGCGTCATCCGGAAAGGCGCGACGCCGCCCGGCGAGGAAGACGCTCCGGACGACGAGGTCCAGCTCGTGCTGTGGCTGGACATCGACAAACTCATCGACGCTGTGTCGGCGGACGAGAACGCGGACAATCAGGTCTGATAATCGGTCAGTTGGGTTTATTAGCCCCTTCGCTCAAAGGCTGGGCATGGCGAAGCAGGTCTTACTGGTAGACGACTCCGAATTTATGCGGAATCTCCTCCGAGAGATTCTCGAAGAGGAGTTCGAAATCGCAGACGAAGCCGAGAACGGGGTCGAGGCAGTCGAGATGTACAAAGAGTACGAGCCCGACCTCGTCATGATGGACATCGTGATGCCCATCCGGGACGGCATCGAGGCGACATCCGAGATCAAGGAGTTCGACTCGAGCGCCCACGTCATCATGTGTACCAGCATCGGCCAAGAGGAGAAGATGAAGAAGGCCGTGAAGGCGGGGGCCGACGGCTACATCACGAAGCCCTTCCAGAAGCCCAGTGTGATGGACGCCATCTCCGACGTGCTCACGGCATGACGCGGGCGCTGGTGGTCGACGACTCGCACTTCATGCGAACCGTCATCAGCGACATCCTCGAAGACGGGGGCGTCGAGGTCGTCGCCACCGCAGAGAACGGCGTTCGAGCCGTCGAGCAGGTCGAGTCTGTCGAGCCCGACGTGGTGACGATGGACGTGGAGATGCCGGAGATGAACGGCATCGAGGCCGTCGAGGAGATTATGGACCGGCAGCCGACGCCAGTGTTGATGGTGTCGGCGCTGACGACGGAGGACGCCGAAGCGAGTCTGGAGGCGATGCAGAAGGGCGCTATCGACACGTTCGCGAAGCCCGGCGGGACAATCTCCACGGAGCTCTCCGGCCACAGCGAGGAACTGGTCGCGGCCGTCGAGCGCGTCGCGGCAGCCGACCCGACTGCGGGCCACGACGTCGACATGGAACCGGCGGCGTCTCCGGAGACGGCCACCGAGTACGTTAACAACCCCACGCTACTCATCGGGGCGTCGACGGGCGGGCCGAACGTCGTCGAGTCGATTCTGGCGTCGCTCCCGCGGGAGGCTGACTTCCGGGTGCTGGTCGTCCAGCACATGCCGGACCAGTTCACGACCCGGTTCGCGGACCGGCTGGACAGCGCGAGCGAGTACGACATCAGCGAGGCCGAGGACGGCTCGCGAATCGGTGGTGGCGAGGGGCTGGTCGCGGCCGGCGACTACCACATGCGCGTCTCGGGCTACTCAAACGGCCGTCTGCGGGTTCGGCTGGACCAGAGCGAGCGCCGCCACAGCGTCCGGCCCGCAATCGACGTGACCTTCGAGAGCGCGGCCGAACGGGTCACGGACCCGCTCGTCGGCGTCGTGCTGACGGGGATGGGAAGCGACGGCGCGGACGGCATCCGGGCCGTCAAGGAGGCCGGCGGCACGACCCTGGCGCAGGACGAGGCGACCAGCGCCGTGTTCGGCATCCCGGAGCGCGCCATCGAGACCGGCTGCGTCGACGAGGTGCTGCCGGCGGACCGCCTGACCGAGGGCATCGCGGATTCAGTACGGAGGAGTACGTGACATGGACGACTACCTCGAAGCGTTCGTTCGCGAAGGAGAAGAGCACGTAACCAGCCTCAACAACGCCCTGCTGGAACTGGAGTCCGACCCGGGCAACGAGGAGGCGATGGACGAAATCTTCCGGACTGCCCACACGCTGAAAGGGAACTTCGGCGCGATGGGATTCGAGGACGCCAGCGACCTCGCGCACGCCGTCGAGGACCTCCTCGACGAGATGCGACAGGGAGACCTCAGCGTGACCGGCGACCGGATGGACGTCGTGTTCGCGGGCATCGACGACATCGAGGCCTGCCTCGACGACATCGAGGCCAACGGCGAGGTCACCCGCGACGTGACTGACACCATCGAGGCCGTCCGGGGCGTCCTCGAAGCCGCCGACGAGGACAGTGACGGCGCCGATGCGGCGGACGCCGAGGCGTCCGCGCCGACCGCGAGCGTCGACCCGACGACGATCGTCGACGCCGACGTCATCGAGGACAGCGACCGTCCCGTCTATCACGTCCGCGTGGACATGAGCGACTCCCAGATGAAGGGCGTCGACGGGATGTTCGTCCTGGAGGAGGCGACCGAGACGTTCGACCTGCTCGGGTCTGAGCCGTCCCCGGACGCCATCAACGACGGCGACTACGAGGACGGCTTCGACCTCGTCGTGGCGACCGAGCAGACCGACATCGAGGAGACGGTCCACTCGTTCCCGAAGCTCACGGACGCGACCGTCACCGAAATCGACGGCGACGACGCGGCCGGCGACGACGAGTCTGCGACCGCCGACGCGGACGAAGCCACCGAAGCCGACGCGGCAGACGACGCCGACGACGATTCCGGCGCGTCCAGCAGTGGCGGGGGCGGCGACGACGGAGACGACGGCTCCTCGGCCATCGACAACACGGACACCGAAATCCAGTCCGTGCGCGTGGACGTCGACCAGCTCGACGAACTCCACGGGCTCGTCGAACAACTCGTCACCACGCGCATCAAGCTCCGGCGGGGCGTCGAGGACAGCGACCGGCAGGTGTTCGACGAGCTCGACGAACTCGACAAGATATCGGGGAGCCTCCAAGACACCGTGATGGACATGCGGCTCGTCCCGATGAAGAAGATCGTCGGGAAGTTCCCGCGGCTCGTCCGGGACCTCGCCCGCGAGCAGAGCAAGGACATCGACTTCGTCGTTGAGGGCGACGATGTCGAACTCGACCGCACCATCCTCACGGAGATCAGCGACCCGCTGATGCACCTGCTGCGGAACGCCGTCGACCACGGCATCGAGCAGCCCGAGGTGCGCGAGGAGAACGGCAAGGACCCCGAGGGCACCATCACGCTGTCCGCGGAGCGCGACCGCGACCGCGTGCTCATTCAGGTCCGGGACGACGGTGCCGGCATCGACCACGAGACGATGCGGGAGAAAGCCGTCGAGAAGGGCGTCAAGTCCCAGGAGGAAGTTCAGGAGATGAGCGACGACGCCGTCGAAGACCTCGTCTTCCACCCCGGCTTCTCCACGAACGACGAGGTGACGGACGTCTCGGGACGCGGCGTCGGCATGGACGTCGTCCGGGACACGGTGACGCGCCTGGACGGCAGCGTCTCGGTCGACAGCGTCCCCGGCGAGGGGACGACGTTCACGATGACGCTGCCGGTGACGGTGGCCATCGTGAAGGTGTTGTTCGTGGAGAGCGGCGGCGAGGAGTACGGCATCCCTATCAAGACCGTCGACGAGATTTCGCGGATGAAGCCGGTCAAACGCGTCGACGGGGAGGAGGTCATCACCTACGACGAGACGGTCTACCCGCTCGTCCGGCTTGGGAACGCGCTGAACGTCCCCGGGGAGACGAAGAACGGCGACGGGATGCTCGTCCGCATCCGGGACTCGGAGCGCCAAGTCGCCGTCCACTGCGACGACGTCCGCGGCCAGGAGGAGGTCGTCGTCAAGCCCTTCGAGGGCATCCTCTCGGGCATTCCCGGACTGTCGGGTGCCGCGGTGCTCGGTGAGGGCGACGTGGTGACCATCCTGGACGTGGCGACGCTGTAACTATGAGTACGATGATCGACATACGACGGCTGCAGACGGTGAACGAACTCGCCCAGGAGGGGGCGTCGACGGTCGCTGAGAACATGAGTCAGCTGACCGGCGTCGAGACGGAGATGCAGATCACGAAGATCAACGTCATCGACGTCGAGGACCTCGGCGCGCACCTGGGGTCGGCCAAACAGGTCGGTGTGAACGTCCCCCTGAAAGAGCAGCCCTACGGCTCCGTGCTCGTGCTCTTCGACGACGAGAGCGCGCGCCGGGTCGCAGGCACCATGATGGGCGGCATCGAGAGCGACGGCGGCGGGTACAGTGACATGGAGCGTTCCGCCATCCGGGAGGTCGGGAACATCATGACCAGCGGCTTCATCGACGGCTGGGCGAACGTGCTCGGCCGCACCATCGACATCTCGACGCCGCAGCTCATCCGGGCGTCCGGCGAGGACATCGCCGCGCACTGCGTCGACCCCGGCGAGCACGAGATCGCGATGGTGTTCGACGCGACACTGCACGCCCCGGACGCGGACGTCGAGGCGAAAATCTACTCGTTCCCAGACATCGAGGCGTTCGTGTCGATGATCAATAACATCTGATGCGCGTAGACCTCGACGCAGTCGCGTCCTTCAGTCAGACGGGCGACGAGGGTGGCCAGCGGGCCGCGGACTCGCTGGAAGGCCTGACTGGCATCCCCGCGACCTGCGAACTGACCCGGACGACGCTCGTGGACGCGGACGGTCTCTCGGTGTTCCTCGGCACGACGAGCGAGCGCGTCACCGTCTCGTTCGACGGTGCGCTGGCGGGGCGCGCGGTGCTGTCGTTCGACGAGACGTTCGCCGACCACGTCGCCGACGAGCTCGGCGTCGGTGCCGAACTGGCACTCCCGGAAGTCGCGAACATCCTCACGAGCGGCTTCGTCGACGCGTGGGCGGCAGACGGCGAGGACACCATCGAAATCCAGCCGCCTGAGCGCATCAGCAGCGAGCAGGACGTCGTTCAGGAAGCAGCGGTCCTCGACGACTGCGCGTTCGTCTTCGAGAGCCGAGTGGTGCTCTCGGGGACCCGCGGGACGTGCCGGTTCGCGGTGCTGCCGGACGTGGACTCCTTCGAGTCGTACGTCGCCGAGTCGGACGCCGAGTTCTCGCTGGCCGACCTCGCGGCCCACATCCGGGTGGCGTCGGTCAGCGCGGACGCCGTCGCCTCGCATCTCGAAGCGATGACCGGCGTCGACGCCACGCTCGTCGAGTCACACGTCGACTTCGTGCCGGTCGAACGGGTGCCGTCGCTGCTCGACGACGCCGCCTACGAGGGAGCCATCTTCGAGAGCGAAGGCGTCGTCGACAGCGTCGTCGCCATCCTCTTCGACGAGGCCGAACCCGGGGCAGTGGCGGCGCTCCTGCTCGACGACCCGGACGCCGGCTCCGCGATGGCCGAGAGCGCGATCACCGAACTCGGAAACATCACCGCGAGCGGCTTCCTCGACGAGTGGGCGAACGCGCTCGAGACGACCATCGACATCTCCACCCCCTCGCACGTCCGGGACGCGGGTACGGCCGTCCTCGACACCGTCGCGGCGGCGTACGGCGAGCTCGCGGACACCATCGCCGTCGTGAACGCGAGCATCGAACTCGGGCCGGACGTGACCTGCCGCGTCTGCACGTTCCCCAGCCCAGAGGACGCCGACCAGCTCGGGGACATCGCCGACGGCCTCGCCGAGGACACGAGTGACGAGGACGCTATCGACGCCGTGTTCGGCGACGACACCGGTGACGACGACGCAGGTGAAGACGCGTGACTATCCGAGTCGGTGTCGCGGACTGGCGGGTGACCGACGACGATTCCCTGCTGGTCACGAGCGGGCTCGGCTCCTGTGTCGCGGTCGCTGTCCACGACGCGGACGCCGAAGTCGGCGGCCTCCTGCACGCGATGCTCCCGGAGGCCGACGGCCCGGTCGAAAACCCCGCGAAGTACGTGGACTCCGGCCTCGACGAGATGCTGTCGGCGATGATGCGACTGGGTGCGTCTCCGGGCAACCTCATCGCGAAGCTGGCGGGCGGCTCCTCGATGCTCGACCTCTCCATCGGGGACAGCGTAGGTGCACGCAACGTCGCCGCGGCGGAGCGAGCGCTCGCGGACGCGGGCATCGACTTGCTCTCGTCCGAGACCGGTGGGGACAGTGGTCGGTCGGTGTCCTTTAGTCCGACGAGCGGCGACGTGACGATAGATAGAGTGGATGCAGAGGTGCTCGTAATTTGACAGAATTTGGAGACTTACTCGACTTCGTCGAGAACGAAACCGGCTTCGCCACCAGCTACTACGACGAATCCTACCTCGACCGGCGGATATCGGCCCGCATGCGTCGACGGGGCGTCGACACCTACGGCGAGTACCTCGACCTCCTCCGCGAAGACGACGCCGGCGAACGCGCCGAGCTCCTCGACACGCTCTCCGTGAACGTCACCCAGTTCTTCCGCGACGAGAAGGTCTGGGCCGCGCTCCGGGACGTACTTGTCGAGACCGCCGACGACGTCCGCACGGTCGACATCTGGAGCGCGGCGTGCGCCGACGGCCGCGAACCGTACTCCATCGCGATGCTCGCCCTCGACGCCGGCCTCGACCCACGGAACGTGAACATCCTCGCGACTGACATCGACGAAGACGCGCTCTCCCGTGCACGCGCGGGCTGGTACGAGAGTACGCGCACCGCGGACATCAGCGACCAACTGAGCTTCCTCGATAACCCCGGCGAGTACGTGGACCGCGACGGCGACCGCGGCTTCCAGGTCGCCGACCACGTCAAGGACCTCGTCACGTTCGAGCGCCACGACCTCATCACGGACGACCCGAAATCCGGGTTCGACCTCGTCGCGTGCCGGAACGTCTGCATCTACATCGACAAGCAGTACAAACTCCCCATCCTCGACACGGTCAGCCAGTCCATCCGGGAGGGCGGCCACCTCGTCCTCGGACAGACCGAGACCCTCCCCGGTGAAGTCAAAGAACGGTTCGAGGCGGCCGACCCACGCATCCGCATCTACCGTCGGGTGCCCGACACCTGAACGAACCGGGCGTCACCCCCACCGTCGTCAGGGCAGAGGAGTAACGCTTATTCGCTCGCCACGACGACAGGTAACTGAACCTCGGGGGACATGTCGGAATCAGCTATCGCGGACTTCGTCTCGTCGTTCATTCCGGACACCGCCACGCACGCCGAGCCGGTGCGTGGCCGTGTCGTGATGAGCAAACGCCGCATCGTGCTCGCGACAGACGACGCGAAAACCACCATCCCCCTGCAAGGCGTCTTCGACGTCCAACACGAGACAGCTCCCGGCGACCTCGCGCGCTTCTTCGAGGACACCGTCACAATCGCCTACGAGCGCGACGACCAGCGCCACGTCGCCGTCGTCGAGGGCGGCGGCGACACGGTCGACCGTTTCGTCACGCTCGTCTTCAAGGGCCTCCTGCACGGCACGTCCGTCTACGTCAAGCACCCCGCGCGCCGGGGCGGCCGCGTCACCGACCAGTCGTTCCAAGCGGGTAATCTCGCGCTCGCGCCCGGGAAACTCGTCATCAAGGGCACCGGCGCGACCGTCGACCTGTCGACGGTCTCGGACTTCGAACGAGTCGAGCGCGACCTGAACGGCACGAATCGCCAGCTACTGTCCGTCCGCCACATGGGTGACGCCGGACCCATCACCACCGAACTCGCGCTGGACTCCGGGCGGAAGATGAATCTCCTCGGTCGCTACATCCGCCTGCAGTACACCCACCTCAAGCAGGAGCTCAAGGACGTCTCGCTCACGGACGAAGAGATCGAGGCGCTGGTCGCAACCTACTCCAGTGGCCCCGACGCGAGCCTCGCCGGCGTCCTCGGCGTCGACGCGTCACGAGTCACGATGCTGCTCAACGACCTCATCGAGAAAGACCTCGTCGCCGACGACGACGGCATCACGCTCACCTCGCTCGGCCGAGCCGCCGTCAGCGAACACATCGAAGACGTCAACTTCTGAGACCGAGCCGCGGACCGCATCACGCGGGCGCTACTCTTCGTTGATCGCTTCGCTCGCGATGTTCCGGCCGCGCGTCTTCATCGTCACCTCGCGTCGCTTGCGTACCTCCTCGAGGACGTCGACCTCGATGAGGCGCTCGAAAATGCTCTCGACTTCGTCGACGTCCATCCCCAGGAAATCCGGAATCTCGAACGACGACACGCCCGAGTACAGCGCCATCAGCACGCGCTTCTCCGTCTCGGAGAGCTCCACGGACCCCTGGCTCTTCTGTGCCTCTTTCGTCAGCAGTGACTCCAGAATGGACGCCGTGTGCGTATCGGTCGCGAAGTACGTCTGCACGCTCGTGTCCTGGTCGACGGTATGCTCGACCTTCAACACGGGCTTCTTCTGGCCGTTCACGTCGAGCGACGCCGCCTCCGCCGACCCCACGTCGTCGAGCTCGACGGAGACGAACGACCCGTTCGACATCGCGACGCTCAACTCTTCCTCGTCGACCTTGATGCGAGCGCGCTCGAACTGCTCGTCTGTCACCACACCGCCCTTCACCGCCGGGTGTTTCACCTGTAGCTCGGTCTGGTCGAGTAACGCGCCGTAGAGCTTGCTCTCGAACGTCTCCGTGTTGCTGCCGAGC encodes:
- the cheA gene encoding chemotaxis protein CheA, which produces MDDYLEAFVREGEEHVTSLNNALLELESDPGNEEAMDEIFRTAHTLKGNFGAMGFEDASDLAHAVEDLLDEMRQGDLSVTGDRMDVVFAGIDDIEACLDDIEANGEVTRDVTDTIEAVRGVLEAADEDSDGADAADAEASAPTASVDPTTIVDADVIEDSDRPVYHVRVDMSDSQMKGVDGMFVLEEATETFDLLGSEPSPDAINDGDYEDGFDLVVATEQTDIEETVHSFPKLTDATVTEIDGDDAAGDDESATADADEATEADAADDADDDSGASSSGGGGDDGDDGSSAIDNTDTEIQSVRVDVDQLDELHGLVEQLVTTRIKLRRGVEDSDRQVFDELDELDKISGSLQDTVMDMRLVPMKKIVGKFPRLVRDLAREQSKDIDFVVEGDDVELDRTILTEISDPLMHLLRNAVDHGIEQPEVREENGKDPEGTITLSAERDRDRVLIQVRDDGAGIDHETMREKAVEKGVKSQEEVQEMSDDAVEDLVFHPGFSTNDEVTDVSGRGVGMDVVRDTVTRLDGSVSVDSVPGEGTTFTMTLPVTVAIVKVLFVESGGEEYGIPIKTVDEISRMKPVKRVDGEEVITYDETVYPLVRLGNALNVPGETKNGDGMLVRIRDSERQVAVHCDDVRGQEEVVVKPFEGILSGIPGLSGAAVLGEGDVVTILDVATL
- a CDS encoding chemotaxis protein CheC, whose product is MSTMIDIRRLQTVNELAQEGASTVAENMSQLTGVETEMQITKINVIDVEDLGAHLGSAKQVGVNVPLKEQPYGSVLVLFDDESARRVAGTMMGGIESDGGGYSDMERSAIREVGNIMTSGFIDGWANVLGRTIDISTPQLIRASGEDIAAHCVDPGEHEIAMVFDATLHAPDADVEAKIYSFPDIEAFVSMINNI
- a CDS encoding chemotaxis protein CheC, which codes for MRVDLDAVASFSQTGDEGGQRAADSLEGLTGIPATCELTRTTLVDADGLSVFLGTTSERVTVSFDGALAGRAVLSFDETFADHVADELGVGAELALPEVANILTSGFVDAWAADGEDTIEIQPPERISSEQDVVQEAAVLDDCAFVFESRVVLSGTRGTCRFAVLPDVDSFESYVAESDAEFSLADLAAHIRVASVSADAVASHLEAMTGVDATLVESHVDFVPVERVPSLLDDAAYEGAIFESEGVVDSVVAILFDEAEPGAVAALLLDDPDAGSAMAESAITELGNITASGFLDEWANALETTIDISTPSHVRDAGTAVLDTVAAAYGELADTIAVVNASIELGPDVTCRVCTFPSPEDADQLGDIADGLAEDTSDEDAIDAVFGDDTGDDDAGEDA
- a CDS encoding chemotaxis protein CheD: MTIRVGVADWRVTDDDSLLVTSGLGSCVAVAVHDADAEVGGLLHAMLPEADGPVENPAKYVDSGLDEMLSAMMRLGASPGNLIAKLAGGSSMLDLSIGDSVGARNVAAAERALADAGIDLLSSETGGDSGRSVSFSPTSGDVTIDRVDAEVLVI
- the cheR gene encoding protein-glutamate O-methyltransferase CheR; this encodes MTEFGDLLDFVENETGFATSYYDESYLDRRISARMRRRGVDTYGEYLDLLREDDAGERAELLDTLSVNVTQFFRDEKVWAALRDVLVETADDVRTVDIWSAACADGREPYSIAMLALDAGLDPRNVNILATDIDEDALSRARAGWYESTRTADISDQLSFLDNPGEYVDRDGDRGFQVADHVKDLVTFERHDLITDDPKSGFDLVACRNVCIYIDKQYKLPILDTVSQSIREGGHLVLGQTETLPGEVKERFEAADPRIRIYRRVPDT
- the cheF2 gene encoding chemotaxis protein CheF2; translation: MSESAIADFVSSFIPDTATHAEPVRGRVVMSKRRIVLATDDAKTTIPLQGVFDVQHETAPGDLARFFEDTVTIAYERDDQRHVAVVEGGGDTVDRFVTLVFKGLLHGTSVYVKHPARRGGRVTDQSFQAGNLALAPGKLVIKGTGATVDLSTVSDFERVERDLNGTNRQLLSVRHMGDAGPITTELALDSGRKMNLLGRYIRLQYTHLKQELKDVSLTDEEIEALVATYSSGPDASLAGVLGVDASRVTMLLNDLIEKDLVADDDGITLTSLGRAAVSEHIEDVNF
- the cheF1 gene encoding chemotaxis protein CheF1, producing the protein MSESEYKIADGSGKFLQAVKDGRRMKDAQWTNGRILLSNKRIVLAGNDGKRNLPLSEVQGLSGRYDVNQTVAEVGDYVSIRMSSESVVLVSLGSNTETFESKLYGALLDQTELQVKHPAVKGGVVTDEQFERARIKVDEEELSVAMSNGSFVSVELDDVGSAEAASLDVNGQKKPVLKVEHTVDQDTSVQTYFATDTHTASILESLLTKEAQKSQGSVELSETEKRVLMALYSGVSSFEIPDFLGMDVDEVESIFERLIEVDVLEEVRKRREVTMKTRGRNIASEAINEE